In Dermacentor variabilis isolate Ectoservices chromosome 11, ASM5094787v1, whole genome shotgun sequence, one genomic interval encodes:
- the LOC142563808 gene encoding uncharacterized protein LOC142563808 isoform X2 encodes METEVPVEKVEAATKEVITNGTADAPEAKPVPNGTAEPVAEKIAEPAPQEPAAPATEAKPAEEVKPAEEPKPVTEPPAPEPAAAPAPVEPKPEEPKQPEPEAVPAKVEEQPAVVEEAKPAEEAKVTEEAPQEPVPVAAVEPAKEESAPASQAPATDAPPAEQAETKAEQAPAAEPAVPAAEVVSPLQDSGYLEPQPTEVVLEKALAEAEQQASAPTAPAPAEESKPAEEVQPSSAEPAESKDLDLPAVTELPAVETPTSEQAAAPAVPQAPATDAAATESPSSEALEAKPEEKAPEAASPVAELPAAPAAPTEAPAPAEQTCPAESRPEGDAAADAKAESSSTETPKVEE; translated from the exons GAGACCGAAGTACCTGTGGAGAAGGTTGAGGCCGCCACCAAGGAGGTGATCACCAACGGCACCGCCGACGCTCCCGAGGCCAAGCCAGTGCCCAATGGCACGGCCGAGCCCGTAGCCGAGAAGATCGCAGAGCCCGCGCCTCAGGAACCCGCAGCCCCCGCGACGGAAGCGAAGCCAGCCGAAGAAGTAAAGCCCGCGGAGGAGCCAAAACCCGTTACCGAGCCTCCCGCTCCTGAACCTGCGGCTGCACCAGCTCCCGTCGAACCGAAACCAGAAGAGCCCAAGCAGCCCGAACCGGAAGCCGTTCCCGCTAAGGTCGAGGAACAGCCCGCGGTGGTTGAGGAGGCTAAACCTGCAGAGGAGGCTAAGGTGACCGAAGAGGCACCCCAGGAACCCGTCCCAGTCGCTGCCGTAGAACCGGCCAAGGAAGAGTCTGCGCCGGCATCTCAAGCCCCCGCCACAGACGCTCCTCCGGCGGAGCAGGCCGAAACGAAGGCCGAGCAAGCGCCCGCCGCCGAACCGGCCGTTCCTGCTGCCGAAGTCGTCTCTCCCCTCCAGGACTCCGGGTACCTCGAGCCACAGCCGACCGAGGTCGTGCTCGAGAAGGCACTAGCCGAGGCAGAGCAACAGGCATCGGCGCCCACTGCCCCCGCCCCAGCTGAAGAAAGCAAACCGGCCGAGGAAGTGCAGCCCTCCTCTGCTGAGCCCGCCGAGTCCAAGGATCTCGACCTTCCGGCCGTCACGGAGCTGCCCGCCGTCGAAACGCCGACGTCTGAGCAGGCCGCAGCGCCCGCTGTTCCCCAGGCGCCCGCGACAGACGCGGCCGCCACGGAGTCTCCGTCCAGCGAAGCCCTGGAGGCTAAGCCCGAGGAGAAGGCGCCCGAAGCTGCCAGCCCCGTCGCCGAGCTCCCGGCTGCACCCGCTGCTCCCACAGAGGCCCCCGCTCCCGCCGAGCAGACCTGCCCTGCGGAGTCAAGGCCCGAAGGAGATGCT GCCGCCGATGCCAAAGCCGAGAGTTCGAGCACCGAGACTCCAAAGGTGGAGGAGTGA